The genomic interval TGACTGGAAAGGATGGAAAGAGCAGACTGAACTGATGGGAAATAAAGTTCAACTCGTTGGTGATGATTTGTTTGTAACCAATGTAGAACGTTTGCAACAAGGCATAGACCAGCAGATCGCCAATGCTATTCTGGTAAAAGTAAATCAGATTGGCTCGCTTACAGAAACAATTAATGCAGTGAATCTAGCTAAACGCAATCGGTATAAGAGTGTAATGTCGCACCGGTCGGGTGAAACTGAGGATAATACGATTGCTGATCTGGCAGTTGCTTTGAATACCGGACAAATTAAAACCGGTTCTGCTTCCCGTTCTGATCGTATGGCTAAATACAACCAGTTACTCCGGATTGAGGAAGAACTAGGAGAAACAGCTTATTATCCGGGTCTTAAATTTTAATTTACTTATGTACACAGAGCAAGTAGTTAATTGGTTATATTAACTACTTGCTTTATTGTTTTATAGCTTACGTTTTACTATGCGCTGGAAACTGCCTGCATTTACTAAAAATTATTACTTTATTACAACAGCCGTTTTTTTGCTCTGGATGTTGTTTTTTGATAGTAATGATTTTATTTCCCAGTATCAGATGCGCAGTAAAGTGCAGGAATTGGAAAAAGATAAACGTTTTTATCTGGAAAAGATAGAAGAAGTGAAAAAGGACCGCAGGGAATTAGTAAGCAATCCTAAACTGCTTGAAAAGTTTGCCAGAGAAAAGTACCTGATGAAAAAAACTTCTGAAGACGTGTATGTAATAGTCGAAGAAGGAAAAGAAACAGAAACAGCAAAAAAATAAAATTCTTATCGTTCTGATGCCCAGTTCACATACTCAATGATGTGATGGTTATAATCGGATTTAACCTGTAGAGAATCAGGGAAAGGGATTGTTTTAGCTGAAAAATCAGAAGAGTACTGAGGCGTATACTGTCTACTGAACTTGCCTGCCAGAAGCAATGCAGTTAAAAGAATAATTTTTATCATAAATGGCAAACGCAAATAATTCTTTTTCATAGAATGTACTTCCAAGGTTTCAGCCTTGCATAGCTACTTGATACAAATTAAACTACAATATCCGGTAAAATCGCGGGAAATATACAAAAAAATATTTCAGGGCAGCAATATTATCATTCCAAATGTCAATAATAAGAAAAAAAGTCATAAAATATACTTCAGCTAAGTATTATAAAAATTTAAATAGTCTTACATGATTAAAGTTCTGTTTGTATGCCTGGGAAATATATGCCGCTCCCCAATGGCAGAGGGGATTTTTAATAAATTAATTTCTGATAATAGATTGAATAATAATGTAATATGCGATTCTGCTGGTACATCCAACTACCATATTGGCGAATTGCCGGATGCTCGCATGCGACAGACTGCTCAGAAAAATGGCATTGAACTTACTCACCTGGCGAGGCAAATCAAGCGCCAGGATTTTGAAGAATTCGATTATATTGTAGCCATGGATGAATCAAATTACTTAAATATTACAAAGCATCCTGCCTGGAATAATCATTGGAAAGATAAATTGTTGTTGATGCGAAGCCATGATGAAGTGATTTCAGACCTGAATGTACCTGACCCTTATTTTGGTGAATTGGATGGTTTTGAGGAAGTGTATCAACTTCTGCTGAAAAACAATACCAGGTTTATCAATTATTTAATAGAGAAACACCAGTTATATAATCGTATAGTTTAATGCCCGGATTGAGAAGCTAATATATCTATACAAGCTATTTCTTTTGCTTACGAGATTCCTCATTCAAACCAGCCTATGAGTATTAATGATATGCATCTGGAGCAGATTCAATTTTTTGAAACCATCCTGTTTGAAAGT from Rhodocytophaga rosea carries:
- a CDS encoding FtsB family cell division protein; the protein is MRWKLPAFTKNYYFITTAVFLLWMLFFDSNDFISQYQMRSKVQELEKDKRFYLEKIEEVKKDRRELVSNPKLLEKFAREKYLMKKTSEDVYVIVEEGKETETAKK
- a CDS encoding low molecular weight protein-tyrosine-phosphatase codes for the protein MIKVLFVCLGNICRSPMAEGIFNKLISDNRLNNNVICDSAGTSNYHIGELPDARMRQTAQKNGIELTHLARQIKRQDFEEFDYIVAMDESNYLNITKHPAWNNHWKDKLLLMRSHDEVISDLNVPDPYFGELDGFEEVYQLLLKNNTRFINYLIEKHQLYNRIV